The Herbaspirillum sp. DW155 genomic interval AGGCGGCGACAGGGCCGCCTGCCATCAGTCAAGCGCTGCAAGAGACGTCAGACAAGAGGAACAGCGGGCCGCAGCAGGGCCGTGCGCATGCGCGCTGAAACATCCGGAAACAAAAACGCCCGCATGACATCTGCGGGCGTTTTTGTTTGCAAGTCGCTTGCAAACCGCGGGCGTCGATCAGCTCAGGTGCGCCGAGATCAGCTTGGTCATTTCAAACATCGTGACTTGCTTCTTGCCACCGAAGATTGCCTTGAGTTTGTCGTCGGCATCGATGTTGCGCTTGTTTTCGGCGTTCTGCAGCTTGTGCTTCTTGATGTATTCCCACACCTTCTTGGTCACCTCGGTGCGCGGCAGCGGCTTGGCGCCGACCACTTCGCCCAGGGCAGCCGATGGGGTCAGCGGCTTCATGAAGGCGGCATTGGGAGTGCGTTTTGCTGCGGGCTTTGCTGCGGCTTTCTTTGGCGCTGCCTTGGGTGCTGCTTTCGCTGCTGCCTTCGGTGCGGCTTTCGGCGCTGCCTTGGCTGCCTTGGGAGCTGCCTTCGCTGCTGCCTTGGGGGCGGCGGCTTTGGCGGCTGGTTTGGCGGCTGCCTTGGCTGCCGGTTTGGCGGCGGGTTTTGCTGCTGGCTTCTTTACTGCGGCTGCTGCTTTTTTTGCTGTGGCCATCGGAAAGACTCCTCACAAGAATGAGATGAATGCGTCATTTACGCACCGCTAATAGTGGTGCTCTTTGCACGGCCATGCAAGTATTTTTTAGCGGATTTTCCCGCCAAAGCGCCAGGAAACAACGAGCCGCCCCGATCCGGCGTCAAGCCGCGCCGGTGAAGGGATCGCGGCGGATCGCCGAAGTCCGGAAAAGGGGTGCTCCGGGCAGCTTGCTACCCACGCAAAAGCGATGAAAAAAGGGCAGGTTTTCACGCAGTCGAAGCGGCCGAAAACGCATCGGCGGCGAGGCATGTGGAAGGGGAGAGCTGCTGCGGAGGAGGGGAGGCTGCGGCGGCAGAGGCACCGCCGCAAGGAGTCAGGGTGTTCGCCGCAAAGCCAGTTCCAGAAAGGCTTTGCGGCCGGTGATGTCAGCGCATGCCGCCCGGCAGCATGCCCTTCATGCTGCGCATCATCTTCATCATGCCGCCGCCCTTGAGCTTCTTCATCATCGATTGCATCTGCTCGAACTGGGACAGCATGCGGTTCACTTCCTGCACCTGCACCCCGGCACCGGCAGCGATGCGGCGCTTGCGGGTGGCCTTGATCAGTTCGGGCTTGGCGCGCTCCTGCGGGGTCATGGAGTTGATGATGCCTTCCATGCGGCGCACCTGCT includes:
- a CDS encoding SWIB/MDM2 domain-containing protein, encoding MATAKKAAAAVKKPAAKPAAKPAAKAAAKPAAKAAAPKAAAKAAPKAAKAAPKAAPKAAAKAAPKAAPKKAAAKPAAKRTPNAAFMKPLTPSAALGEVVGAKPLPRTEVTKKVWEYIKKHKLQNAENKRNIDADDKLKAIFGGKKQVTMFEMTKLISAHLS